In the genome of Quercus robur chromosome 3, dhQueRobu3.1, whole genome shotgun sequence, one region contains:
- the LOC126717982 gene encoding uncharacterized protein LOC126717982, which yields MGLKKLFEGSDSENDDVSKISNIEVDEQYAKRYEHNKKRVALERLHELEKKGLIQSSDSSVSESDDDDDDDFINSSKRDREFFDMLIKVKKQDPMIINEDVKFFESEESEYDDDKNNNYKKKKAMYLKDVVAKQLIEEGPEFEEEDGEMEKKKSYEEEQEEIRRDFLKAAEAAEREEVGEEQLLRMKENGDQDEEEEESGEFVRKLDEYFGGDEEVEDEGNKFLKEFFRNRMWMGKEGKSREVREEELEHISEDEREIERQEEYEYRFQENVGDRVMGHSRKVEGSVRKKANPRKDQRMSKKERMETARVEREEELKHLKNLKKEEMDEKVRMIMRTAGIREDEVVALSRKELEEEFDPEEYDRIMEKAFGEEYYANDDMDPEFGSGGDDDEDGGEIEKPNFEEDDFLGLPKGLDECGSGDGFWSMRERVLKSKAENANENVQDEEEEEEEEEEEAEKEKVEEGKRKRKRMRKSIALLEKAKEAMMEEYYKLDYEDTIGDLKTRFKYAKIKPNRFGLSPAELLLMNEKELNQYVSLKKIVPYREEWKLNEQKRYQLKMRTKELLRGGQVDDQKVGEKKRTKDKAEKSTSSMGTMETGKVKSVRSNGDMSNSSRKAKRKRNQAEVKLSLSRLLAYGKIPSKSKSKVKH from the coding sequence ATGGGTCTTAAAAAACTGTTTGAAGGCAGTGACTCTGAAAATGATGATGTATCAAAGATCTCGAATATTGAGGTTGACGAGCAGTATGCCAAGAGGTATGAGCACAACAAGAAGCGTGTGGCCCTTGAGCGCCTCCATGAGCTCGAGAAGAAAGGCCTCATCCAATCCTCCGACTCTTCTGTCTCCGaatcagatgatgatgatgatgacgattTCATCAATTCCAgcaagagagatagagaatTCTTTGACATGCTGATCAAGGTCAAGAAGCAAGACCCTATGATCATAAACGAAGACGTCAAGTTCTTCGAATCTGAAGAATCAGAATATGATGATgataagaataataattataaaaaaaagaaggcaatGTATTTGAAAGATGTGGTGGCAAAGCAATTGATAGAGGAGGGTCCAGAGTTTGAAGAAGAGGATGGTGagatggagaaaaagaagagttaTGAGGAGGAGCAAGAGGAGATAAGGAGAGACTTTTTGAAAGCAGCAGAGGCAGCAGAGAGAGAGGAAGTTGGAGAAGAGCAGTTATTGAGAATGAAGGAGAATGGTGATCAGgatgaggaggaagaggagagTGGCGAGTTTGTGAGGAAATTGGATGAGTATTTTGGAGGTGATGAGGAAGTGGAGGATGAGGGGAACAAGTTCTTGAAGGAGTTTTTTCGGAATAGGATGTGGATGGGTAAGGAAGGGAAGAGTAGGGAGGTCAGGGAGGAGGAGTTGGAGCACATTTCAGAGGACGAGAGGGAGATAGAGAGACAGGAGGAGTATGAGTATAGGTTTCAAGAGAATGTTGGGGATAGGGTGATGGGGCATTCAAGGAAGGTAGAGGGGTCAGTCAGGAAGAAGGCAAATCCAAGAAAGGACCAGAGGATGAGTAAGAAGGAGAGGATGGAGACAGCAAGGGTAGAAAGGGAGGAAGAGTTGAAACATTTGAAGAATTTAAAGAAGGAAGAGATGGATGAGAAGGTGAGGATGATAATGAGGACAGCAGGGATTAGGGAGGATGAGGTTGTGGCGTTGAGTAGGAAGGAGTTGGAGGAGGAGTTTGATCCGGAGGAGTATGATAGGATCATGGAGAAGGCGTTTGGGGAGGAGTATTATGCAAATGATGACATGGACCCAGAGTTTGGAAGTGGTGGGGATGACGATGAAGATGGGGGTGAGATTGAGAAGCCAAATTTTGAGGAGGATGATTTTCTTGGGCTTCCAAAAGGTTTGGATGAGTGTGGGTCTGGTGATGGGTTTTGGTCTATGAGGGAAAGGGTTTTGAAGAGTAAGGCAGAAAATGCTAATGAAAATGTccaagatgaagaagaagaagaagaagaggaggaggaggaggcggAGAAAGAGAAAGTTGAGGAAGGTAAGCGGAAGAGGAAGCGGATGCGTAAAAGCATTGCTCTTTTGGAGAAAGCTAAAGAGGCGATGATGGAGGAGTATTATAAGTTGGATTATGAGGATACAATTGGAGACTTAAAGACGAGGTTCAAGTATGCGAAAATAAAACCCAATAGATTTGGATTGAGTCCAGCAGAGTTGTTGTTGATGAATGAGAAGGAGTTAAATCAGTatgtttctttgaaaaaaattgttccTTATAGGGAGGAGTGGAAGTTAAATGAGCAAAAGAGATACCAACTAAAAATGAGGACTAAAGAACTTCTCCGAGGTGGGCAAGTGGATGACCAGAAGGTTGGTGAGAAGAAGAGGACAAAGGATAAAGCAGAAAAATCAACTTCATCGATGGGTACCATGGAAACTGGGAAAGTAAAATCTGTGAGATCGAATGGTGATATGAGCAATTCATCCAGGAAAGCTAAGAGAAAACGAAACCAAGCTGAAGTTAAACTATCGCTTTCAAGGCTTCTCGCATATGGAAAGATACCTTCTAAATCTAAAAGTAAAGTGAAGCACTGA